Below is a genomic region from Enterobacter hormaechei subsp. xiangfangensis.
ATGATTTCGGCGATCACCCTGAAAGCGTCCGTCTCGGGGATCATGACCGGTATCCTGCTGGCTATCGCCCGTATCGCCGGTGAAACCGCACCGCTGCTGTTTACCGCCCTCTCCAACCAGTTCTGGAGCACGGACATGATGCAGCCGATCGCCAACCTGCCGGTGACGATCTTTAAATTTGCGATGAGCCCATTCGCGGAATGGCAGCAGCTGGCCTGGGCCGGGGTGCTGATCATCACCCTTTGCGTACTGTTGCTGAACATTCTGGCGCGCGTCATTTTCGCGAAGAAGAAACACGGTTAAATTTTTACGGCGCGGCAGCTCGCGGCGCCGAATGAGGAAATGAGTCAATGAGTATGGTTGATACTGCCCCGGGTAAGATTCAGGTTCGTGATTTGAACTTCTACTACGGCAAATTCCATGCCCTGAAGAATATCAATCTGGATATCGCGAAGAACCAGGTAACGGCATTCATCGGTCCGTCCGGCTGTGGTAAATCCACGCTGCTGCGCACCTTTAACAAAATGTATTCGCTCTATCCGGAGCAGCGCGCAGAAGGTGAAATTCTGCTGGACGGTGACAACATCCTGACCAATACCCAGGATATCGCCCTGCTGCGTGCGAAAGTGGGGATGGTATTCCAGAAACCCACGCCGTTCCCGATGTCGATCTATGACAACATCGCCTTTGGTGTGCGTCTGTTTGAGAAGCTCTCCCGTGCGGATATGGACGAGCGCGTGCAGTGGGCATTGACCAAGGCCGCATTATGGAACGAAACCAAAGATAAACTTCACCAGAGTGGGTACTCTCTCTCCGGTGGTCAGCAGCAGCGTCTGTGCATTGCGCGCGGTATCGCCATTCGCCCGGAAGTCTTGCTGCTGGATGAGCCGTGCTCAGCCCTGGACCCGATCTCAACCGGGCGTATCGAAGAGCTGATCACCGAGCTGAAGCAGGATTACACCGTGGTGATCGTGACCCACAACATGCAGCAGGCTGCACGTTGTTCTGACCACACGGCGTTTATGTACCTGGGCGAGTTGATTGAGTTCAGCGATACGGATGCGCTGTTCACCCGTCCGGCGAAGAAACAAACCGAAGATTATATTACTGGCCGCTACGGTTGATTTGCCTTAGTGCATGTGGAGAAACCATGGACAACCTCAATCTTAATAAACACATTTCCGGCCAGTTTAACGCAGAGCTGGAAAGCATTCGCACCCAGGTGATGACCATGGGCGGCATGGTCGAGCAGCAGCTTTCTGATGCGATCACGGCGATGCACAACCAGGACAGCGAGCTGGCGAAGCGCGTTATTGAAGGCGACCACAACGTCAATATGATGGAAGTCGCCATCGACGAAGCCTGCGTGCGCATCATTGCGAAGCGTCAGCCGACGGCGAGCGACCTGCGTCTGGTGATGGCGATCATCAAAACTATCGCCGAGCTGGAGCGTATTGGTGACGTGGCGGATAAAATCTGCCGCACCGCGCTGGAGAAATTCTCCCAGCAGCACCAGCCGCTGCTGGTGAGTCTGGAGTCTCTCGGTCGCCACACCGTGCAGATGCTGCACGACGTGCTGGACGCTTTCGCGCGCATGGATCTGGACGAAGCGGTCCGTATCTACCGTGAAGACAAGAAAGTTGACCAGGAATACGAAGGCATAGTGCGTCAGCTGATGACCTACATGATGGAAGATTCCCGTACCATTCCAAGCGTACTCACCGCGCTGTTCTGTGCGCGCTCAATCGAGCGTATTGGCGACCGCTGCCAGAACATTTGCGAATACATCTTCTACTTCGTGAAGGGGCAGGATTTCCGACACGTGGGCGGCGACGAGCTGGACAAGCTGCTGGCGGGTAAAGATCCGAAAGAGTGATTTTTACCCTCACCCTAACCCTCTCCCACAGGGAGAGGGGACCATTCGGTTTTCTCCCTCTCCCTGTGGGAGAGGGCCGGGGTGAGGGGAAAACTCAGCGAGTAATATCCCACCCGCGCGCCTTCCACAACGCTGGCAGTTGCGCCAGATCGGTAAAGGTCGTCACTTTTGGATGATCGATCGGCTTGTTGTGCGGATCGGCGCAGAAGTAAAACACCTCCATCCCCGCATCAATCCCCGACTGCGCGCCCGCAGACGAGTCATCCACCAGGATGCAGTTCTCCACGTTGACGTTCATCGCCTTCGCCGCGTGGAACATCAATGCCGGATCCGGCTTCCAGCGCTGGATATCGTAGCCGCTGAACAGTTTTTCCGGGAAGTGGTGCAACATGTTCAGCTTGCCGAGCGAGTGCTGCATTTTGCTGACCGGGCCGTTAGAGACCACGCAGATCGGCACCGTCATCGCATCCAGCAGCGTGTTAGCGCCAGCGATAACTTCCAGCTCGGCGTCGAAGAGGCGTGCGACCTCGGCGCGGTACACCGGTTCCAGATCCGCTTTCGCCAGATCCACCCCGTGCTCTTCGTTAATGATGTCGATGATCTCGTACAGCTTCACGCCCTTAAAGCGTTTAAACACCTCTTCGAGATCGAGCGTAATACCAAATTCCTGGAACATGGCGACATACGCGCGGGAACAAATGACCTCACTGTCGACCAGCGTACCGTCACAGTCGAAAAATACCGCTTCAATTCCGGACATGCCTTTCCCTTTTAACAAGTTTAACGTTTTCGTACGGCAGTTCACCGGGACGCAATCGTTGCCGTATAAGCAAAATCAATGAAAAAAGTATCCCGTAACCGCCACTATTGTCGCATTTTGGTATAGGATAGCGACGAATTTTCCCTCCTTGTTCGGAAATTGATGATGAGTCAACAACACACTACCCAGACGTCTGGTCAGGGGCTGCTTGAGCGCGTGTTCAAACTGCGCGAGCACGGCACAACGGCACGCACCGAAGTGATCGCCGGTTTTACTACCTTCCTGACGATGGTCTATATCGTTTTCGTTAACCCGCAAATTCTGGGCGTGGCTGGCATGGACACCAGCGCCGTCTTCGTGACCACCTGTCTGATCGCGGCGCTTGGCAGCATCCTGATGGGCGTTTTCGCTAATCTGCCCGTGGCGCTGGCCCCGGCAATGGGCCTGAATGCGTTCTTTGCGTTCGTGGTGGTTCAGGCGATGGGCCTGCCGTGGCAGGTCGGGATGGGCGCTATTTTCTGGGGCGCGGTCGGCCTGCTGCTGCTGACCATCTTCCGCGTGCGCTACTGGATGATTGCGAACATTCCCGTGAGCCTGCGCGTGGGTATCACCAGCGGTATCGGTCTGTTTATCGGCATGATGGGGCTGAAAAACGCTGGCGTTATCGTGGCGAACCCGGAAACGCTGGTGAGCATTGGTAACCTGACCTCTCACAGCGTGCTGCTGGGCGTGCTGGGCTTCTTTATCATCGCGATCCTGGCGTCGCGCAACATCCATGCTGCGGTGCTGGTCTCTATCATTGTGACCACGCTGCTGGGCTGGATGCTGGGTGACGTACATTACAACGGTATCGTCTCTGCGCCACCAAGCGTCTCTACCGTGATTGGCCACGTTGATCTGGCGGGCTCGCTGAACCTGGGTCTGGCCGGGGTGATTTTCTCCTTCATGCTGGTCAACCTGTTTGACTCCTCCGGTACGCTGATTGGCGTGACCGACAAAGCGGGTCTGGCGGATGAAAAAGGCAAATTCCCGCGCATGAAGCAGGCGCTGTATGTGGATAGCATCTCGTCCGTCGCTGGCTCTTTCATCGGCACCTCGTCTGTTACCGCTTACATTGAATCCTCTTCCGGTGTGTCCGTGGGCGGTCGTACTGGCCTGACGGCGGTAGTTGTGGGTCTGCTGTTCCTGCTAGTGATCTTCCTCTCTCCGCTGGCGGGGATGGTGCCACCATACGCGGCAGCTGGCGCGCTGATTTACGTCGGCGTGCTGATGACCTCAAGCCTGGCGCGCGTGAAGTGGGAAGATTTGACGGAAGCCGTTCCGGCGTTTATTACCGCGGTGATGATGCCGTTCAGCTTCTCGATCACCGAAGGTATCGCGCTGGGCTTTATCTCTTACTGCGTGATGAAGATCGGTACCGGCCGCTTCCGCGAACTCAGCCCGTGCGTGATTATTGTTGCGCTGCTGTTTGTGCTGAAGATTGTGTTTATTGATTCACACTAAGATGCTGGTGGTGTCAGGTGGCGCTTCGCTTACCTGACCTACGGGCAAAGTTCCCTCTCCCTGTGGGAGAGGGTTAGGGCGAAGGCTTACGCCTTCACCCGCTTAATATAATCCCCAAACGCGGTCAGCTGGCCAGAGAGATGGTCACGCGTACTCTGATCCACCACTTCACCCGTCTGCGGGTCGACCTTGTTCTGAATCACGCCGCCCATAAATTCCGGCTTGTTCATCACCATCGCATCCAGGAACACCAGGATCTGACGCAGGTGATACTGGCAGCGCGCGCCGCCAATGGCGCCCATTGAGCTGGTCTGGATCAGCACAGGTTTACCAGACAGCGGCTGCTCCGGTAAACGGGACAGCCAGTCAATGGCGTTCTTCAGACCACCCGGCACCGAGTAGTTATACTCAGGCGTCACTATCACCACGCCGTCAGCCTGACGGATCTGCTCGGCTATCGCTTCCACGCTTTGCGGGAACCCTTCTTCCTGCTGAACGTCAGCATCATAAAGCGGGATGTCGCCAATGGACGGCAGGGCACTGATCTCCATTCCCGCAGGCGCCAGCTGCGGCAGCGTACGGGCAACCATCCCGTTAAAAGAACCTTTGCGCAGGCTTCCCAGTAACGTAACAACTTTCAACGTATCAGACATGATTACTCCTGTTTCATCATGATGACCCTGGACGGATCAGCTATGGGTGTATGCTTTTTCTGCCGGTAAACTGGTTAATCGCATCAGGCGCGCGGCGGGCTCGTTGGCGCGCTCAGGGACATCCGGAAGACTACGCCAACCGCGAATACTGTCAAATTCCCAGATTTTCAGCCGTTCGATGGCGGGGCTCACCGCAACGGACCAGATCAGTACGTCCTCAGCGTCGCTGAGCGCCTCTACCAGCGAGGCTTTTGTCGCGCGCAGGCGTCCGGAGCCGGGGAGCAGCTGCAACAGGCTGGCGTCGTCTGACGCCGCGCCGTTCAGTTTGCGGATGCTCTGGCGAAGGGTGATGAGCTGCGCTCTGGCTTCAACAGGGTCGTTCTGGTTACGTATCCACAGCTTTTCATTGCTGGAGAGCGGGTATTCATCGAGCGCGTTAGCACCATGGAAGCTACGCGTGACGCGTTGCAGCTCCATATCCAGGCCACAATCACCTTCAGTCGTCAGCGCGACGCCAACAATGTTGCCGGTGTACGCAATGGAAAAATGGGGGAGTGCCGGGTCCGCAAAAACCGGGCGACCTTCTGGCTGGGTGATTATGTCCGGTAGTTCGCTAGTGCCGTAGAGCATAAAAAGCAGTTCTGCGAGGAGCGCTCTGGAAGCTAAAAACCGCGTCCTGCGGTGTTCAGGTAGTTTGAGCGCCTCACTGTGACAGGCTGAAGAAAGTCTGGCCGATACGAGATGCCCTTCCGTTAATGTTCCTCGTGCAAAGTGCGTAGCCATTTTTCGCTCCTTGATAATGGTCGTAGTCGGTTAAACGGTTACATGATTATCGCTTAACTTAGCTTCTGTTTTAATCAGTAAATGGAAATAAGAGAAGCCTGAGCACCGAACTTTACATTATCTTAGGCAAAAACCTGATCTGGTGCGGTATACAGCGCTTTAATCGTCTCACGCAGCCAGAGGATTTTCGGATTATGGCTGTTCCGTTTATGCCAGATCAGCGTGAAGGGTACGGTGAGCTTTTCTGCCTGCGCCTCATCGATGGGAATGGGCAGACAGACCAGATTACGCTGGTGGAGTTGGTTGTAGTGATGGCAGTAGTGCGGCGCAGTGGCTATGTAGTTGTGATCCGGCTGGGCCGCCATAAACATCGACTGTTCAAAACCGGGCAAACTCATGGCGATGTTACGCTCCCGGCCCATCGCCCTTAGCACCTCGTCGAGCGCCCAGGTGTCACTGCGTTCCCAGAAGATGCTGATATGCGGGTAGCGCAGAAACGTCTCCAGATCCCACGCTTCCTGGAGCGCGGGATGATCCTCGCGCAAATACACGCACGGACGGTCACTGAACAGGATTTCGTAGTCGATAAACCACGGCATCAGCTTTAGCAGTTCGCGCGAGCGAGGGTGCGTTTCACGCCCGGTGAAGCCCAGATCCACTTCTCCGCGCGTAATGGCGTCCAGCGAATCGTAATCCCATTGCCGCAGCTTCACCGTCGCCTGTGGGTAGCGCTCGTTCACCTGCTCCAGCAGGGTATTAAAGCGGATCAGCATCAGCGGTGTTTCGGCGGC
It encodes:
- the pstB gene encoding phosphate ABC transporter ATP-binding protein PstB; the encoded protein is MSMVDTAPGKIQVRDLNFYYGKFHALKNINLDIAKNQVTAFIGPSGCGKSTLLRTFNKMYSLYPEQRAEGEILLDGDNILTNTQDIALLRAKVGMVFQKPTPFPMSIYDNIAFGVRLFEKLSRADMDERVQWALTKAALWNETKDKLHQSGYSLSGGQQQRLCIARGIAIRPEVLLLDEPCSALDPISTGRIEELITELKQDYTVVIVTHNMQQAARCSDHTAFMYLGELIEFSDTDALFTRPAKKQTEDYITGRYG
- the phoU gene encoding phosphate signaling complex protein PhoU, translating into MDNLNLNKHISGQFNAELESIRTQVMTMGGMVEQQLSDAITAMHNQDSELAKRVIEGDHNVNMMEVAIDEACVRIIAKRQPTASDLRLVMAIIKTIAELERIGDVADKICRTALEKFSQQHQPLLVSLESLGRHTVQMLHDVLDAFARMDLDEAVRIYREDKKVDQEYEGIVRQLMTYMMEDSRTIPSVLTALFCARSIERIGDRCQNICEYIFYFVKGQDFRHVGGDELDKLLAGKDPKE
- the yieH gene encoding 6-phosphogluconate phosphatase, with the protein product MSGIEAVFFDCDGTLVDSEVICSRAYVAMFQEFGITLDLEEVFKRFKGVKLYEIIDIINEEHGVDLAKADLEPVYRAEVARLFDAELEVIAGANTLLDAMTVPICVVSNGPVSKMQHSLGKLNMLHHFPEKLFSGYDIQRWKPDPALMFHAAKAMNVNVENCILVDDSSAGAQSGIDAGMEVFYFCADPHNKPIDHPKVTTFTDLAQLPALWKARGWDITR
- the adeP gene encoding adenine permease AdeP, which translates into the protein MSQQHTTQTSGQGLLERVFKLREHGTTARTEVIAGFTTFLTMVYIVFVNPQILGVAGMDTSAVFVTTCLIAALGSILMGVFANLPVALAPAMGLNAFFAFVVVQAMGLPWQVGMGAIFWGAVGLLLLTIFRVRYWMIANIPVSLRVGITSGIGLFIGMMGLKNAGVIVANPETLVSIGNLTSHSVLLGVLGFFIIAILASRNIHAAVLVSIIVTTLLGWMLGDVHYNGIVSAPPSVSTVIGHVDLAGSLNLGLAGVIFSFMLVNLFDSSGTLIGVTDKAGLADEKGKFPRMKQALYVDSISSVAGSFIGTSSVTAYIESSSGVSVGGRTGLTAVVVGLLFLLVIFLSPLAGMVPPYAAAGALIYVGVLMTSSLARVKWEDLTEAVPAFITAVMMPFSFSITEGIALGFISYCVMKIGTGRFRELSPCVIIVALLFVLKIVFIDSH
- a CDS encoding NADPH-dependent FMN reductase, coding for MSDTLKVVTLLGSLRKGSFNGMVARTLPQLAPAGMEISALPSIGDIPLYDADVQQEEGFPQSVEAIAEQIRQADGVVIVTPEYNYSVPGGLKNAIDWLSRLPEQPLSGKPVLIQTSSMGAIGGARCQYHLRQILVFLDAMVMNKPEFMGGVIQNKVDPQTGEVVDQSTRDHLSGQLTAFGDYIKRVKA
- a CDS encoding 4'-phosphopantetheinyl transferase family protein, whose product is MATHFARGTLTEGHLVSARLSSACHSEALKLPEHRRTRFLASRALLAELLFMLYGTSELPDIITQPEGRPVFADPALPHFSIAYTGNIVGVALTTEGDCGLDMELQRVTRSFHGANALDEYPLSSNEKLWIRNQNDPVEARAQLITLRQSIRKLNGAASDDASLLQLLPGSGRLRATKASLVEALSDAEDVLIWSVAVSPAIERLKIWEFDSIRGWRSLPDVPERANEPAARLMRLTSLPAEKAYTHS
- the yidZ gene encoding HTH-type transcriptional regulator YidZ, with the translated sequence MKKPISSLDLNLLLCLQLLLQERSVTKAAKRMNVTPSAVSKSLAKLRDWFDDPLFVKTPLGLLPTPLTVSLEQDLADWMQIGNQILDKFHHSSPGGLKFVLAAETPLMLIRFNTLLEQVNERYPQATVKLRQWDYDSLDAITRGEVDLGFTGRETHPRSRELLKLMPWFIDYEILFSDRPCVYLREDHPALQEAWDLETFLRYPHISIFWERSDTWALDEVLRAMGRERNIAMSLPGFEQSMFMAAQPDHNYIATAPHYCHHYNQLHQRNLVCLPIPIDEAQAEKLTVPFTLIWHKRNSHNPKILWLRETIKALYTAPDQVFA